A genome region from Nocardia sp. NBC_00565 includes the following:
- the urtD gene encoding urea ABC transporter ATP-binding protein UrtD, which yields MTESTPEPTTSATHDPKIGGNAGMSSEYLEIRGVSVSFDGFKAVSDVDLTVLQGDLRFLIGPNGAGKTTLIDAITGLAPATGSAQKTGVEFLGKKVHQIARLGIGRTFQTASVFEQLSVSQNLDIAAGAGRSALTLLRRRKSVLPSIEEALEITGLGALRDKPAGVLAHGQKQWLEIGMLLVQNASVLLLDEPVAGMSAEEREETGNLLRRIGGERIVVVVEHDMDFMRSFATSVTVLAAGKVLSEGTVEQVQADPKVQEVYLGTAAAIGTELEDAQSAPRPADKESADA from the coding sequence ATGACCGAGTCCACACCAGAACCGACTACATCGGCCACACACGATCCCAAAATCGGTGGCAACGCGGGCATGTCGAGTGAATATCTCGAAATCCGCGGCGTCTCGGTGAGTTTCGACGGATTCAAGGCCGTCTCCGATGTGGACCTCACCGTGCTCCAAGGCGATCTGCGCTTTCTGATCGGCCCCAACGGCGCGGGCAAGACCACGCTCATCGATGCGATCACCGGCCTGGCGCCTGCGACCGGATCAGCGCAGAAGACCGGCGTCGAATTCCTCGGCAAGAAGGTGCACCAGATCGCCCGGCTCGGCATCGGCCGGACCTTCCAGACGGCCAGCGTTTTCGAGCAGCTGAGCGTTTCACAGAACCTCGATATCGCCGCGGGCGCGGGTCGCTCGGCACTGACGCTGCTGCGCCGTCGCAAGTCGGTGTTGCCGAGTATCGAAGAGGCACTGGAGATCACCGGACTCGGCGCGCTGCGCGACAAGCCCGCCGGTGTGTTGGCGCACGGGCAGAAGCAGTGGCTGGAGATCGGCATGCTGCTGGTGCAGAACGCCTCGGTACTGCTGCTGGACGAACCGGTGGCGGGCATGAGCGCCGAGGAGCGCGAGGAGACCGGAAATCTGTTGCGCCGCATCGGCGGTGAACGCATCGTCGTGGTGGTCGAGCACGATATGGATTTCATGCGGTCCTTCGCCACCTCGGTGACGGTGCTGGCCGCGGGCAAGGTGCTCAGCGAGGGCACCGTCGAACAGGTACAGGCCGATCCGAAGGTGCAGGAGGTCTACCTCGGCACCGCCGCGGCCATCGGCACCGAACTCGAAGACGCGCAGAGCGCGCCGCGACCAGCAGACAAGGAGTCCGCCGATGCTTGA
- the urtE gene encoding urea ABC transporter ATP-binding subunit UrtE, with protein sequence MLELIDIHSGYGRTEVIHGVTITVPDDSVVAIMGHNGAGKTTLLRTAVGLIGTKSGRIEFNGESITKMSPSRRVKRGIAYVPQGQQSFPQLTTAENLQVVADGRKRGKALIDESLELFPALRELLTRKAGLLSGGQRQQLAIARALITEPKLLILDEPTEGIQPSVVAEIERTIIDLTGRGGLSVLLVEQHIGFALQAAQRYYVLQSGRVTSTGEGGAGAETSVRSAMAI encoded by the coding sequence ATGCTTGAGCTCATCGACATCCACTCCGGTTACGGCCGGACCGAGGTGATCCACGGCGTCACCATCACCGTTCCGGACGACAGCGTGGTGGCGATCATGGGACACAACGGCGCGGGCAAGACCACGCTGCTGCGCACCGCCGTCGGTCTGATCGGCACCAAATCCGGCCGGATCGAATTCAACGGCGAGTCGATCACCAAGATGTCGCCGTCGCGGCGGGTCAAGCGCGGCATCGCGTATGTGCCACAGGGACAACAGAGTTTTCCGCAGCTGACCACCGCCGAGAATCTGCAAGTGGTGGCCGATGGCCGTAAGCGCGGCAAGGCGCTGATCGATGAATCGCTCGAGCTGTTCCCCGCGCTGCGCGAATTGCTGACCCGCAAAGCGGGCCTGCTATCGGGCGGGCAGCGCCAGCAGCTGGCGATCGCCAGGGCGCTGATCACCGAGCCGAAGCTGCTCATCCTCGACGAACCCACCGAGGGCATCCAGCCGTCGGTGGTCGCCGAAATCGAGCGCACCATTATTGATTTGACCGGTCGCGGTGGGCTCAGTGTGCTGCTGGTGGAACAGCACATCGGCTTCGCGCTGCAAGCGGCGCAACGCTATTACGTCCTGCAATCCGGCCGGGTGACCTCCACCGGCGAGGGCGGGGCGGGCGCGGAGACCTCGGTCCGCTCGGCGATGGCGATCTGA
- a CDS encoding GntR family transcriptional regulator encodes MTRRGRVPLSERVYESLRRDLATGAIVPTERLGEERLAEIYGVSRTPVREALARLQADGLVERHADGLYPYRPRLEELDHLYELRIVLETRGFQRVIDVVGDAEPAPAHDLSVVHAELDTWLGFRENPPEPGPALVAADERFHTILLAAAGNTALADALTGVYVRVRPVRTLDLPTPERIATMTAEHIAIAEQLLDGAPDAALRTLTTHIGRSRTHVLARAQQAIELTKLSRAVRD; translated from the coding sequence ATGACGCGCAGGGGGCGGGTTCCGCTCAGCGAGCGGGTCTACGAATCGCTGCGGCGGGACCTGGCCACGGGGGCGATCGTGCCCACCGAACGACTCGGCGAGGAACGCCTGGCCGAGATCTACGGGGTGTCGCGCACCCCCGTCCGGGAAGCGCTGGCCCGGCTGCAGGCCGACGGGCTGGTGGAACGGCACGCCGATGGGTTGTATCCGTATCGGCCGCGATTGGAGGAGCTGGACCATCTGTACGAGCTGCGGATCGTGTTGGAGACCAGGGGCTTTCAGCGGGTGATCGATGTCGTGGGCGATGCGGAGCCCGCACCTGCCCACGACCTGTCGGTGGTGCATGCGGAACTCGACACCTGGCTCGGTTTTCGTGAGAACCCGCCCGAACCGGGTCCGGCGCTGGTCGCCGCCGACGAACGGTTCCACACGATTCTGCTTGCGGCGGCGGGCAATACGGCGCTGGCGGACGCACTCACCGGCGTGTATGTCCGGGTACGTCCGGTCCGAACTCTGGACCTGCCGACCCCGGAGCGGATCGCCACCATGACCGCCGAGCACATCGCGATCGCCGAACAGCTCCTCGACGGTGCTCCCGATGCCGCCTTGCGCACGCTCACCACACATATCGGCAGGTCACGGACACACGTGCTGGCGCGCGCCCAACAGGCCATCGAACTGACGAAACTGTCCCGCGCCGTGCGAGATTGA
- a CDS encoding nuclease-related domain-containing protein has product MLVKIKPGADLSGAEREFVECLRSFPTTGVALLDFEVGDHGARQVDAVILTPRGITVADIKGFRRRQSGILNIPADGPWTISAEPADLDEENSGNPVDHLEHSVHAVKTSLEQALIDPGHICGAVALVPFRGVAVRPARTNLRPGMDIVVANARDATELRIYLEGFSAGPRSWTADRVFGACDALGVAEKPSRAELLADGFDAVQPEAPMPSAREVRQHAIPAPLPPSRRQTTAGWVVFAVALLGMVVVLIGIANSLAHDSARPAEPETTTTSVTPSPPPYRPIECWPFQTNC; this is encoded by the coding sequence ATGCTGGTGAAGATCAAACCCGGAGCGGATCTCTCCGGAGCCGAGCGGGAGTTCGTCGAGTGCCTGCGGTCGTTTCCGACGACCGGTGTCGCATTGCTCGACTTCGAGGTCGGCGACCACGGGGCCAGGCAGGTCGATGCGGTGATCCTGACGCCGCGCGGCATCACGGTGGCCGATATCAAGGGGTTCCGGCGCCGCCAGAGCGGGATTCTCAACATTCCCGCCGACGGTCCGTGGACCATCAGCGCGGAGCCCGCCGACCTGGACGAGGAGAACTCCGGCAACCCCGTCGATCACCTGGAACACAGCGTGCACGCGGTGAAGACCAGCCTCGAACAGGCGCTGATCGATCCGGGTCATATCTGCGGCGCCGTCGCGCTCGTCCCGTTCCGCGGCGTCGCGGTGCGGCCCGCGCGGACCAATCTGCGCCCCGGTATGGATATCGTCGTCGCGAATGCCCGCGACGCGACCGAGCTGCGGATCTACCTCGAGGGCTTCTCGGCCGGACCGCGCAGCTGGACCGCCGATCGGGTCTTCGGCGCGTGCGATGCGCTGGGCGTCGCCGAAAAGCCCTCCCGCGCCGAGTTGCTCGCCGACGGCTTCGACGCGGTGCAGCCCGAAGCGCCGATGCCGTCGGCGCGGGAGGTCCGCCAGCACGCCATTCCCGCGCCGCTGCCACCGAGCCGGCGGCAGACGACCGCCGGGTGGGTCGTCTTCGCCGTCGCTCTGCTCGGCATGGTGGTCGTGCTCATCGGGATCGCGAACTCGCTCGCGCACGACTCGGCCCGCCCGGCCGAGCCGGAGACCACGACCACCAGCGTGACGCCATCGCCGCCGCCGTACCGCCCGATCGAATGCTGGCCCTTCCAGACCAACTGCTGA
- a CDS encoding carboxymuconolactone decarboxylase family protein: MQPRISPGRLRELGPINWVVWQILSRAAGTDDAHLFSTLGRTKGLFRGWLHFSGRLMPGGRLPRHESELVILRIAQLRDCAYEMDHHIRLGRRAGVTPEILDRIRTGPAADGWSDKHRALLTAVDQLVETRDIDDTTWTALAAHYDERSLIEIVLLINQYEGLAATITALRIQRDGV, from the coding sequence TTGCAACCACGCATATCACCCGGACGGCTGCGCGAGCTCGGTCCGATCAATTGGGTTGTCTGGCAGATACTTTCGCGCGCGGCCGGAACCGACGACGCGCATCTGTTCAGCACACTCGGCCGCACCAAGGGCCTGTTCCGCGGCTGGCTGCACTTCTCGGGTCGATTGATGCCGGGCGGCCGACTGCCCCGGCACGAATCCGAACTGGTCATTCTGCGCATTGCCCAGCTGCGCGATTGCGCCTATGAAATGGACCATCACATCCGCCTCGGTAGGCGCGCCGGAGTCACCCCCGAGATCCTCGACCGGATCCGCACCGGCCCCGCCGCCGACGGTTGGTCGGACAAACACCGCGCGCTGCTCACCGCCGTCGACCAGTTGGTCGAGACCCGCGATATCGACGACACCACCTGGACCGCACTGGCCGCCCACTACGACGAGCGCAGCCTCATCGAAATCGTGCTGCTCATCAATCAATACGAGGGCCTGGCCGCCACCATCACGGCGCTGCGTATCCAACGCGACGGCGTCTGA
- a CDS encoding TetR/AcrR family transcriptional regulator C-terminal domain-containing protein, which produces MIPFGPGKAELLDLMLDAVYQQMSRADLTTVAWRERVVTIAAENRAMLVQHPWVAYLPTTRPPLGPGVAAKYDHELRAFDGLGLDDVEMDAAVTFVLGFVTSVARIAGDTERAAADSALSDHEWWERAAPVLAQFFDAERYPLAARVGAAAGQAHDSAYSPDHAYEFGLARVLDGLAELIENR; this is translated from the coding sequence ATGATTCCGTTCGGGCCGGGCAAGGCGGAACTGCTCGACCTCATGCTCGACGCGGTCTACCAGCAGATGTCACGCGCCGACCTGACCACCGTGGCCTGGCGCGAACGCGTCGTGACCATCGCCGCCGAGAACCGCGCCATGCTGGTCCAGCACCCGTGGGTCGCCTACCTACCGACCACCCGTCCGCCGCTCGGTCCCGGCGTCGCCGCCAAATACGACCACGAACTGCGCGCCTTCGACGGCCTCGGCCTGGACGACGTCGAGATGGACGCGGCCGTGACCTTCGTGCTCGGCTTCGTCACCTCTGTCGCCCGCATCGCCGGTGACACCGAGCGCGCCGCGGCCGACAGCGCGCTGTCCGACCATGAATGGTGGGAGCGCGCCGCCCCGGTGTTGGCGCAGTTCTTCGATGCCGAACGCTATCCCCTCGCCGCCCGGGTCGGCGCGGCCGCGGGACAAGCCCACGACTCGGCCTACAGTCCCGACCACGCCTACGAATTCGGCCTTGCCCGGGTCCTCGACGGTCTGGCCGAGCTCATCGAAAACCGCTGA
- a CDS encoding SDR family oxidoreductase, giving the protein MTVAVTGAGGQLGRLVVEALLRAGTTPVAIVRDPQKVADLADRGVEVRQASYDDPAALDAALAGVDRVLLVSGNEFGARVAQHTNVIRAAERAGVRLLAYTSIPRATGNPLILAQEHIGTEAALADSTVPHTILRNGWYWENYLGGLGHAVETGVLHGAAGEGRVAGAARADYAEAAAKVLTTDGHEGRVYELGGDERLTYAELAQVISQAAGKPVRYENLAQADYSAALEQAGLPAQYAAVLADADAGIASGILDVDSGDLQKLIGRPSTPAVEVFTAALT; this is encoded by the coding sequence ATGACCGTCGCCGTAACCGGAGCCGGTGGACAGCTGGGCCGTCTCGTCGTTGAGGCGCTGTTGCGCGCGGGCACCACGCCGGTCGCGATTGTGCGCGATCCGCAGAAGGTCGCTGATCTGGCCGATCGGGGCGTCGAGGTCCGCCAGGCCTCCTATGACGACCCGGCCGCGCTCGATGCCGCCCTCGCGGGCGTGGACCGGGTACTGCTCGTGTCCGGCAATGAGTTCGGTGCGCGAGTCGCCCAGCACACCAATGTGATTCGCGCCGCCGAGCGTGCGGGCGTGCGGCTGCTCGCCTACACCAGCATTCCGCGCGCCACCGGGAACCCGCTGATCCTGGCGCAGGAGCACATCGGCACCGAGGCGGCGCTCGCGGATTCGACTGTCCCGCACACGATCCTGCGCAACGGCTGGTACTGGGAGAATTATCTCGGCGGACTCGGCCACGCGGTCGAGACCGGCGTGCTGCACGGTGCGGCGGGCGAGGGACGGGTCGCGGGCGCGGCGCGTGCCGACTATGCCGAGGCAGCCGCCAAGGTGCTGACCACCGATGGTCACGAGGGGCGCGTCTATGAACTCGGTGGAGACGAGCGCCTCACCTATGCCGAACTCGCGCAGGTGATTTCGCAGGCCGCCGGTAAGCCGGTGCGCTACGAGAACCTCGCTCAGGCCGACTACAGCGCGGCACTGGAACAGGCCGGACTCCCCGCCCAATACGCCGCGGTCCTGGCCGACGCCGATGCCGGAATCGCCAGCGGCATCCTCGATGTCGACTCCGGCGACCTCCAGAAGCTGATCGGCCGCCCTTCCACCCCCGCCGTCGAGGTCTTTACCGCCGCCCTCACCTGA
- a CDS encoding winged helix-turn-helix transcriptional regulator, producing MTTQRTPSAETDDPTLEADVFARNCTSRPVLQNVASRWGTLALVALRAGPCRFSALRRRVDGVSERMLSQTLQALERDGMVHREVHQTIPPRVEYTLTDLGAQVAERLESLIVVLEANMPRVHEAQAAYHRD from the coding sequence ATGACCACTCAGCGCACGCCGTCGGCGGAGACCGACGACCCGACGCTGGAAGCCGATGTATTCGCCCGAAACTGCACCTCACGCCCGGTGCTGCAGAATGTGGCCAGCCGCTGGGGCACCCTGGCCCTGGTCGCGCTGCGCGCGGGACCGTGCCGCTTCAGCGCACTCCGCCGCCGGGTCGACGGCGTCAGCGAACGCATGCTCTCGCAGACCCTGCAGGCCCTGGAACGCGACGGCATGGTGCATCGCGAGGTACACCAGACCATCCCCCCACGCGTCGAATACACCCTCACCGATCTCGGCGCACAGGTCGCCGAACGCCTGGAAAGCCTCATCGTCGTCCTGGAAGCGAATATGCCCCGAGTCCACGAGGCCCAAGCCGCGTACCACCGCGACTGA
- a CDS encoding PPOX class F420-dependent oxidoreductase, producing the protein MELSSALDFARTHRRSVLTTIRRNGRPQLSNVLHVIGADGIIRISITADRAKYHNLVRDPWAAIHVTRDDFWAYAVLEGTVEVTPVAAAPDDATVDELVAYYRTASGEHPDWTEYREAMVKDRRALVRITPTHAYGML; encoded by the coding sequence ATGGAACTCTCCTCCGCGCTCGACTTCGCTCGCACCCACCGCAGGTCGGTGCTGACCACGATTCGCCGCAACGGGCGACCGCAGCTGTCCAATGTGCTGCATGTCATCGGTGCGGACGGAATCATTCGCATCTCCATCACCGCCGACCGGGCGAAATATCACAACCTCGTCCGCGATCCGTGGGCCGCGATCCACGTGACCCGCGATGATTTCTGGGCGTACGCCGTCCTCGAGGGGACCGTCGAGGTGACTCCCGTGGCCGCTGCTCCCGACGATGCCACCGTCGACGAGTTGGTCGCCTACTACCGCACCGCCTCCGGTGAGCACCCCGATTGGACCGAATACCGCGAAGCCATGGTCAAGGACCGCCGCGCGCTGGTCCGCATCACCCCGACCCACGCGTACGGAATGCTCTGA
- a CDS encoding polysaccharide deacetylase family protein gives MLRKSLIGGALFIAVVVLLGVGTYYLMNSRTYQLAGRIVHRVETDDKVVALTIDDGPSAKYPEVLKVLADAQIPATFYLIGEDLAAQPAAGRAIAQAGHELGNHSYTHRRMVFVSADTVRDELERTDAEIAKTGYQGPITFRPPFGKKLWALPKYLSDHDRTTVTWDVEPDSGKVASTDEIVAETVAKVRPGSIVLLHVWSDQGAASLAAIPRVVSELRSRGYSFVTVSNLIAR, from the coding sequence ATGTTGCGTAAGTCGTTGATCGGTGGTGCGCTGTTCATTGCCGTCGTGGTACTGCTCGGGGTCGGCACCTACTACCTGATGAATTCGCGGACCTACCAGCTCGCGGGACGCATCGTGCACCGGGTCGAGACGGACGACAAGGTGGTCGCGCTGACCATCGATGACGGGCCCTCGGCCAAGTATCCCGAAGTGCTGAAAGTCCTTGCGGATGCGCAGATTCCGGCGACGTTCTATCTGATCGGGGAGGATCTGGCCGCGCAGCCGGCGGCCGGGCGCGCGATCGCGCAGGCCGGGCACGAACTCGGCAACCACAGCTATACGCACCGGCGGATGGTGTTCGTCTCCGCCGACACCGTCCGGGACGAGCTGGAACGCACGGATGCCGAGATCGCGAAAACCGGTTACCAGGGGCCGATCACCTTCCGTCCGCCCTTCGGCAAGAAGCTGTGGGCGTTGCCGAAGTATCTGTCCGACCATGATCGGACCACAGTGACCTGGGATGTCGAGCCCGATTCGGGCAAGGTGGCGAGCACCGACGAAATCGTCGCGGAAACGGTAGCGAAGGTGCGGCCGGGTTCCATTGTCCTGCTGCATGTCTGGAGCGATCAGGGCGCGGCTTCGCTGGCCGCGATACCGCGCGTTGTCAGCGAATTACGTTCCAGGGGATACAGTTTCGTCACGGTTTCGAATCTGATCGCTCGATAG
- the lpdA gene encoding dihydrolipoyl dehydrogenase, producing MTSHYDVVVLGAGPGGYVAAIRAAQLGLRTAIVEQKYWGGVCLNVGCIPSKALLRNAELAHIFTKEAKTFGISGEVNFDFGVAFDRSRKVADGRVKGVHFLMKKNKIDEFDGKGTFTDANTLSVALSSGGTETITFSNVIIATGTVTKLLPGTSLSANVVTYEEQILTRDLPGSILIVGAGAIGMEFGYVLKNYGVDVRIVEFLDRALPNEDVDVSKEITKQYKKLGVTITTGAAVQSIDDDGAKVTVSIKDNKTGSLETVTVDKVLQAVGFAPRVEGYGLENTGVALERGAIVIDDNMRTNVAHIYAIGDVTAKLQLAHVAEAQGVVAAETIAGAPTVTLGDYRMMPRATFCQPQVASFGLTEQQARDEGYDVKVATFPFTANGKAHGLGDPTGFVKLVADAKYGELLGGHLIGPDVSELLPELTLAQKWDLTVNELTRNVHTHPTLSEALQEAFHGLAGHMINF from the coding sequence GTGACTTCCCATTACGACGTTGTCGTTCTCGGTGCCGGTCCTGGCGGTTATGTCGCCGCCATCCGCGCGGCACAACTTGGCCTCCGTACCGCGATCGTCGAGCAGAAGTATTGGGGCGGTGTCTGCCTCAACGTGGGCTGCATCCCCTCCAAGGCACTGCTGCGTAACGCGGAACTGGCGCACATCTTCACGAAGGAAGCCAAGACCTTCGGCATCTCCGGCGAGGTGAACTTCGACTTCGGTGTCGCGTTCGACCGCAGCCGCAAGGTCGCCGACGGCCGGGTCAAGGGCGTCCACTTCCTGATGAAGAAGAACAAGATCGACGAGTTCGACGGTAAGGGCACCTTCACCGACGCGAACACCCTCTCGGTCGCGCTGTCCAGCGGCGGCACCGAGACCATCACCTTCAGCAATGTGATCATCGCGACGGGCACCGTCACCAAGCTGCTCCCGGGCACCTCGCTCAGCGCGAACGTGGTGACCTACGAGGAGCAGATCCTCACCCGCGACCTGCCCGGCTCGATTCTCATCGTCGGTGCCGGCGCGATCGGCATGGAGTTCGGCTACGTCCTGAAGAACTACGGCGTCGACGTGCGCATCGTGGAGTTCCTGGATCGCGCGCTACCGAACGAAGACGTGGACGTCTCCAAGGAGATCACCAAGCAGTACAAGAAGCTCGGCGTCACCATCACCACCGGTGCGGCCGTGCAGTCCATCGACGATGACGGCGCCAAGGTCACCGTGTCGATCAAGGACAACAAGACCGGCAGTCTGGAGACGGTCACCGTCGACAAGGTGCTGCAGGCCGTCGGCTTCGCGCCCCGGGTCGAGGGCTACGGCCTGGAGAACACCGGTGTCGCGCTAGAGCGCGGCGCCATCGTCATCGACGACAACATGCGCACCAATGTGGCGCACATCTACGCCATCGGTGACGTGACCGCGAAGCTGCAACTCGCCCACGTCGCGGAGGCCCAGGGCGTCGTCGCGGCGGAGACCATCGCCGGTGCGCCGACGGTGACCCTCGGCGACTACCGGATGATGCCGCGCGCCACCTTCTGCCAGCCGCAGGTCGCCAGCTTCGGCCTCACCGAACAGCAGGCCCGCGACGAGGGCTACGACGTGAAGGTCGCCACCTTCCCGTTCACCGCCAACGGCAAGGCGCACGGCCTCGGTGATCCGACCGGTTTCGTCAAGCTGGTCGCCGATGCCAAGTACGGCGAACTGCTCGGCGGCCACCTCATCGGCCCCGACGTCTCCGAACTGCTGCCCGAGCTGACGCTGGCCCAGAAGTGGGACCTGACCGTCAACGAGCTGACCCGCAACGTCCACACCCACCCGACGTTGAGCGAAGCGCTGCAGGAAGCGTTCCACGGCCTGGCCGGGCACATGATCAACTTCTGA
- a CDS encoding dipeptidase, translating into MPQFVWEQHCCLPLLHSARIADLARYPLGSYLSVNVGYSRQSTEDSLALLHKFRRDALGDGRFRLVERLSDIGAPDTIALAFDLEDSGPLGGDLDNVQMFYDLGVRSMLPTYNHANAAGCGCLDTEDTGLTAYGRDLVRRQNEVGMFVDGSHCSRRTGLELAECTEVPMIYSHSNFVALCDHPRNITDAQALACAATGGVVGINGVGIFLGQNTIDGRAERVAAMAAHIEYGAELLGIEHIGIGSDYSFDAEDFNDMLTQDPGAFSEVYTKWGPLQWVPPEDLLGLSEIPGLDEVLADRGFSAADRAAVLGGNFARVAGQVWRD; encoded by the coding sequence TTGCCACAGTTTGTCTGGGAGCAGCATTGCTGCCTGCCGCTGCTGCATTCGGCGCGGATCGCGGATCTGGCGCGCTATCCGCTCGGGTCGTATTTGTCGGTCAACGTCGGATATTCGCGGCAATCCACCGAGGATTCGCTGGCCCTGCTGCACAAGTTCCGTCGGGATGCGCTGGGCGATGGTCGGTTCCGGTTGGTCGAGCGTCTTTCCGATATCGGTGCGCCCGACACCATCGCGCTGGCCTTCGACCTGGAGGATTCGGGGCCGCTCGGCGGTGACCTGGACAACGTGCAGATGTTCTACGACCTGGGCGTTCGGTCGATGCTGCCGACCTACAACCACGCCAATGCGGCCGGTTGCGGCTGCTTGGACACCGAGGACACCGGGCTGACCGCCTATGGTCGCGACCTGGTGCGCAGGCAGAACGAGGTCGGCATGTTCGTCGACGGTTCGCATTGTTCGCGCCGCACCGGGCTGGAGCTGGCCGAATGCACCGAGGTGCCGATGATCTACAGCCATTCCAATTTCGTGGCGCTATGTGATCACCCGCGCAATATCACCGATGCACAGGCACTGGCCTGTGCGGCGACCGGCGGGGTTGTCGGCATCAATGGGGTGGGAATCTTCCTGGGACAGAACACGATCGATGGACGCGCCGAGCGGGTGGCGGCGATGGCGGCGCATATCGAGTACGGTGCCGAACTCCTCGGCATCGAACACATCGGCATCGGGTCCGACTACTCCTTCGACGCCGAGGATTTCAACGATATGCTCACACAGGATCCGGGGGCGTTCTCCGAGGTATACACGAAATGGGGTCCGCTGCAATGGGTTCCGCCCGAGGATCTACTCGGGTTGAGCGAAATACCCGGCCTCGATGAGGTTCTCGCCGATCGTGGATTCAGTGCAGCCGACCGTGCCGCGGTTCTGGGTGGCAATTTCGCCCGCGTCGCCGGGCAGGTGTGGCGTGACTGA